Proteins encoded in a region of the Zea mays cultivar B73 chromosome 2, Zm-B73-REFERENCE-NAM-5.0, whole genome shotgun sequence genome:
- the LOC103648301 gene encoding uncharacterized protein produces the protein MGLHGIQAMSEDRLRVLRLAQEKSDLQDMGLKKTKAVAFPAVELIDAEIAQSFSQQRKKRDGGGPTYHETFAYAQGPFARDFVHVWHPHNQNVGATGSGLSGVATVSSTLGVLRAYSPNSTSASSSNLSTVHMGGLTCITQPTTELGSEDTVIAQFLSNPAQVGPSESPVLFSGTVGAASTFSPLASNDLPEISAMVPPPSTSADRLGPVLLGCIRDVLWHGHFLRYFSLQLIGDNSVLFHYRYLLILDRTNWKTNMLTALLVPYIFFTLPNVLFSLIRGEVGKWIVIIAVILRLFFPRHFPAVAPSLFAHTFRDDLVGVFICLAIGCYLLQEHIRASDGLRNAFRKGNGVSNSIGILLLFIYPV, from the exons ATGGGGCTCCATGGAATACAAGCTATGAGCGAAGACCGTTTACGAGTCCTGCGACTAGCTCAAGAGAAGTCAGACCTCCAGGATATGGGCCTGAAGAAAACCAAGGCAGTGGCATTTCCT GCtgttgaattgattgatgcagaaATAGCGCAGTCATTTTCACAACAAAGGAAAAAAAGAGATGGCGGTGGTCCTACATATCATGAAACTTTTGCTTATGCTCAAGGGCCGTTTGCTCGT GACTTTGTTCACGTGTGGCATCCCCACAATCAAAATGTGGGAGCAACAGGTTCTGGTCTGTCTGGTGTTGCTACTGTCTCGAGTACTCTTGGTGTACTTCGAGCTTACAGTCCAAATTCGACATCAGCATCCTCCAGTAATTTGTCAACTGTCCATATGGGTGGActaacatgtataactcagccgaCGACAGAACTGGGGTCTGAGGATACTGTTATTGCACAATTTTTGAG TAATCCTGCCCAAGTTGGACCAAGCGAGTCTCCTGTCCTATTTAGTGGAACAGTTGGTGCTGCATCTACATTTTCTCCATTGGCATCTAATGACCTTCCT GAAATAAGTGCTATGGTGCCCCCTCCATCAACATCTGCTGATCGTCTGGGACCTGTATTACTTGGTTGTATACGAGACGTCTTGTGGCACGGCCATTTCTTAAGGTATTTCTCGCTACAATTAATTGGTGACAACTCTGTTCTGTTCCACTACAGGTATCTCTTGATATTGGACCGCACGAACTGGAAGACCAACATGCTGACAGCTCTCTTGGTTCCTTACATTTTCTTCACTCTGCCTAATGTGTTGTTTTCTCTGATCAG AGGAGAGGTGGGGAAATGGATTGTGATTATTGCTGTTATTCTGCGCCTATTTTTTCCGCGCCACTTCCCAG CGGTCGCCCCCAGTCTGTTCGCACACACCTTCAGGGACGACCTCGTCGGTGTCTTCATATGCCTTGCGATCGGATGCTACCTGCTCCAAGAGCACATCAGGGCGTCAGATGGACTTAGGAACGCCTTCAGGAAGGGCAATGGCGTGTCCAACTCCATTGGCATCCTCCTGCTCTTCATCTACCCTGTCTAG
- the LOC103649501 gene encoding 14-3-3-like protein GF14-D, producing MCNRSIKKSRAYSLISSPKSGGGEELSVEERNLLSVAYKNVISVRRASWRIISSIEQKEEGRGNEAHAASIRAYRSKIETELARICDGILALLDSHLVPSAGGAESKVFYIKMKGDYHRYLAEFKSGAERKDAAESTMNAYKAAQDIALADLAPTHPIRLGLALNFSVFYYKILNSPDRACNLAKQVCFFSFYPPFVICFHFETLCDLF from the exons ATGTGCAATCGCTCAATCAAGAAATCTAGGGCATATAGCCTGATTAGTTCACCAAAATCCGGCGGAGGGGAGGAGCTCTCCGTGGAGGAGCGCAACCTGTTGTCCGTCGCCTACAAGAACGTCATCAGCGTCCGCAGGGCCTCATGGCGGATCATCTCCTCCATCGAGCAGAAGGAGGAGGGCCGCGGGAACGAGGCGCACGCCGCCTCCATCCGCGCCTACCGCTCCAAGATCGAGACCGAGCTCGCCCGCATCTGCGACGGCATCCTCGCCCTGCTCGACTCCCACCTCGTCCCATCCGCCGGCGGCGCCGAGTCCAAGGTCTTCTACATCAAGATGAAGGGTGACTACCACAG GTACCTTGCTGAGTTCAAGTCTGGTGCAGAGAGGAAGGATGCTGCGGAGAGCACCATGAATGCCTACAAAGCTGCTCAG GACATTGCTCTTGCAGATCTGGCTCCAACCCACCCCATCAGGCTTGGCCTTGCTCTCAACTTCTCAGTGTTCTACTACAAGATCCTGAACTCCCCTGATCGTGCCTGCAACCTTGCAAAACAGGTTTGCTTCTTCTCCTTCTATCCCCCCTTTGTGATTTGCTTTCATTTTGAGACCCTTTGTGATTTGTTTTAA
- the LOC100280324 gene encoding Succinate dehydrogenase [ubiquinone] flavoprotein subunit, mitochondrial, whose product MWRSCVSRGLSRAKASASRLLSTASSSYTVVDHTYDAVVVGAGGAGLRAAIGLSEHGFNTACITKLFPTRSHTVAAQGGINAALGNMSEDDWRWHMYDTVKGSDWLGDQDSIQYMCREAPKAVIELENYGLPFSRTEEGKIYQRAFGGQSLDFGKGGQAYRCACAADRTGHAMLHTLYGQAMKHNTQFFVEYFALDLLMDNDGKCQGVIALNMEDGTLHRFRASNTILATGGYGRAYFSATSAHTCTGDGNAMVARAGLPLQDLEFVQFHPTGIYGAGCLITEGSRGEGGILRNSEGERFMERYAPTAKDLASRDVVSRSMTMEIREGRGVGPLKDHIYLHLNHLPPEVLKERLPGISETAAIFAGVDVTKEPIPVLPTVHYNMGGIPTNYHGEVVDIKGNNPDAVIPGLMAAGEAACASVHGANRLGANSLLDIVVFGRACANRVADISKPGEKQKPLEKDAGEKTIAWLDKLRNANGSLPTSKIRLNMQRVMQNNAAVFRTQETLEEGCELISKTWESFHDVKLSDRSLIWNSDLIETLELENLLINACITMYSAEARKESRGAHAREDFTTRDDEKWMKHSLGYWENEKVRLAYRPVHMKTLDDEVESFPPKARVY is encoded by the exons ATGTGGCGCAGCTGCGTCTCGCGGGGCCTCTCCAGGGCCAAGGCCTCCGCCTCCAGGCTCCTCTCCACGGCATCG TCGTCTTACACGGTGGTGGACCACACCTACGACGCGGTCGTGGTGGGGGCCGGCGGCGCGGGGCTCCGGGCGGCCATCGGCCTCTCCGAGCACGGCTTCAACACCGCGTGCATCACCAAGCTCTTCCCCACGCGCTCGCACACCGTCGCGGCACAG GGAGGCATAAATGCCGCGCTtggaaacatgagtgaagatgatTGGAGGTGGCACATGTATGACACTGTGAAGGGAAGCGATTGGCTCG GTGACCAGGATTCTATTCAGTATATGTGCAGAGAAGCACCAAAAGCTGTTATAGAGCTTGAGAACTATGGATTACCATTTTCAAGAACTGAAGAGGGAAAGATATACCAACGTGCCTTTGGAGGACAGAGCTTAGATTTTGGCAAAG GTGGACAAGCCTACCGTTGTGCCTGTGCTGCTGACAGAACAGGACATGCTATGCTACACACATTATATGGTCAAGCAATGAAGCACAATACTCAATTTTTTGTGGAATACTTTGCATTGGACCTTCTCATGGACAATGATG GAAAGTGTCAAGGAGTCATTGCCTTAAACATGGAAGATGGAACTCTTCACCGTTTCCGTGCTTCTAATACAATTCTAGCCACAGGA GGTTATGGCAGGGCATATTTCTCAGCAACCTCAGCACACACTTGTACTGGAGATGGCAATGCTATGGTCGCACGTGCTGGTTTACCTCTTCAG GATCTTGAGTTTGTACAATTCCATCCTACAGGCATTTATGGTGCTGGATGCCTGATTACTGAAG GTTCTCGTGGTGAAGGTGGTATCCTTAGAAATAGTGAAGGTGAACGGTTCATGGAACGATATGCTCCTACTGCAAAAGATCTTGCTTCTCGTGATGTTGTTTCAAGATCAATGACAATGGAAATTAGAGAAGGACGTGGTGTAG GGCCATTGAAGGATCACATTTATTTGCATCTGAACCATCTGCCGCCTGAGGTTCTCAAAGAAAGGCTCCCTGGCATTTCTGAAACTGCTGCTATTTTTGCTGGTGTTGACGTCACCAAGGAGCCCATTCCAGTTTTGCCTACTGTGCATTACAATATGGGTGGTATCCCAACGAACTACCATGGGGAG GTAGTGGATATCAAGGGTAATAATCCAGATGCTGTTATCCCTGGTCTAATGGCTGCTGGTGAAGCAGCCTGTGCATCTGTCCATGGTGCAAATAGGCTAGGCGCAAATTCACTTCTTGACATAGTTGTTTTTGGCAGAGCTTGTGCAAACAGGGTAGCAGATATTTCTAAACCAG GTGAGAAGCAGAAACCTCTGGAGAAAGATGCTGGAGAGAAGACCATAGCCTGGTTGGACAAGCTGAGGAATGCGAATGGGTCATTGCCAACTTCCAAGATCCGTCTCAACATGCAACGTGTTATGCAAAATAATGCTGCTGTGTTCCGTACACAAGAAACACTTGAAGAAG GTTGTGAACTGATTAGCAAAACATGGGAAAGTTTCCATGATGTGAAGCTCAGTGACCGAAGTCTCATTTG GAACTCTGACTTGATAGAGACCCTGGAACTGGAAAATCTGTTGATAAACGCATGCATAACTATGTATTCGGCAGAGGCTCGGAAGGAAAGCAGAGGAGCTCATGCTCGTGAAGATTTCACG ACAAGAGATGACGAGAAGTGGATGAAACACTCCCTGGG ATATTGGGAGAACGAGAAGGTTCGATTGGCATACAGGCCAGTGCACATGAAAACATTGGACGATGAAGTAGAGTCATTCCCGCCAAAAGCACGTGTCTATTGA
- the LOC103648298 gene encoding uncharacterized protein, with protein MDPACVSEGDNSKNLHKIDVTVNSYFAVLDGKKVYNRGRTINLVVNPEHYTLIDLEKDVDSYFKWGSCQKPIFWVVEKGDKWQCKLTSDAQLSDLVSSFDLVKLFMTMGRCKEGEETLHVVTDVVGKEMLAAAYPVGKEMDVDNIVYEEMHVDEVIGTTDNGEEGMHEDMDKQPEWREVPEYGQTTAGAPVVDLMDKIREKIMEKIATRQDIANRLEGHILPSVLHELNMKSRGLNYDFSKSGLLAAEISGTTNEGKTWRYGVDLNKRTCGCGQWEVSGKPCTHAIFSLGKFRQKELKIEDFVDDYYSVERFKLAYQFEVIPMGDKSQWPKNDPGFEMVPPPLERPAGRPRKQRIKASGEPGKRGPYQCKRCFKFGHIEKGCNATQAELEQELPPPRPKKQKKQSKTKSEAYENSTKGAEPSNIDVDPKLTSSPGVTTRRMASLSPARASPCVTTRRMASLSPTSPGVSTRRMAFISPGGINRRLIID; from the exons ATGGATCCTGCTTGTGTTTCAGAAGG GGATAATTCAAAGAACCTGCATAAAATAGATGTTACCGTCAACTCTTATTTCGCCGTTCTTGATGGTAAAAAGGTGTACAATCGAGGCAGAACAATAAATTTGGTTGTGAATCCAGAACACTATACACTTATTGATTTAGAGAAAGATGTGGATTCATATTTCAAATGGGGTAGCTGCCAAAAGCCAATTTTCTGGGTTGTTGAAAAGGGTGACAAATGGCAATGTAAGTTGACTTCAGATGCTCAGCTTAGTGACCTGGTAAGTTCATTCGATCTGGTGAAGTTATTTATGACAATGGGAAGATGTAAGGAGGGAGAGGAGACGCTGCATGTTGTGACCGATGTGGTGGGCAAGGAGATGCTAGCTGCAGCATATCCGGTGGGCAAGGAGATGGATGTAGACAATATTGTCTATGAAGAGATGCATGTAGATGAGGTGATTGGCACAACAGACAATGGAGAGGAGGGTATGCATGAAGACATGGACAAGCAACCAGAATGGAGAGAAGTGCCTGAATATGGTCAAACAACTGCAGGGGCACCAGTGGTTGATCTGATGGATAAAATTAGAGAGAAGATCATGGAAAAGATTGCCACAAGGCAAGATATTGCCAATAGACTTGAAGGTCATATCCTTCCAAGTGTGCTACATGAGCTAAACATGAAAAGTAGAGGGCTTAATTATGATTTTAGCAAAAGTGGGTTACTAGCAGCCGAGATTTCTGGAACAACAAATGAAGGGAAGACATGGAGGTATGGTGTTGACCTTAACAAAAGAACTTGTGGCTGTGGACAATGGGAGGTGTCTGGAAAACCATGCACTCATGCTATCTTTTCACTTGGAAAATTTAGACAGAAAGAGTTAAAAATCGAGGATTTTGTGGATGATTACTACTCAGTAGAGAGGTTTAAACTTGCTTATCAATTTGAGGTCATTCCAATGGGTGACAAATCTCAATGGCCAAAGAATGACCCCGGTTTTGAAATGGTCCCTCCACCATTAGAAAGGCCTGCTGGGAGACCAAGGAAGCAGAGAATTAAGGCTAGTGGAGAGCCAGGAAAAAGAGGTCCATATCAATGTAAAAGGTGCTTCAAGTTTGGACATATAGAGAAGGGATGCAATGCAACTCAAGCTGAACTAGAGCAGGAGCTTCCACCACCTCGtccaaaaaaacaaaaaaagcAAAG CAAAACCAAATCCGAAGCTTATGAAAACTCCACAAAAGGTGCTGAGCCATCAAACATTGATGTTGATCCAAAACTAACTTCAAGCCCAGGTGTTACGACAAGAAGGATGGCGTCCCTCTCTCCGGCAAGAGCAAGTCCATGTGTTACCACAAGGAGGATGGCGTCCCTGTCTCCAACCAGTCCGGGTGTGTCAACAAGAAGGATGGCATTTATCTCACCTGGAGGAATCAACCGCAGGCTTATCATTGATTAG
- the LOC100281440 gene encoding Mitogen-activated protein kinase kinase kinase 5-like precursor: protein MPLTLRARRLVFRSLVLLPPLAVTMPSWWKRSKSAFHRSPVTPFSSASTPSSPARASTSCVQPGGRAGRRDLLAPPKLTRQRKLRHVDDLYVALGDLRVDVSDRSSSSSPPQQRRLATASEAIEIPVPTLVSRSASAREGGAPPPRSASSPVLHPLPLPSPRPPDPSGAGAADGWCDRTTHAPRVTSQIAQKFPEHNELLPNGIKRATFSHHRNAFREKFQDKSSAEIINFQLNIPAKSAPSSGFSSPVCSPRRFSNADFSSTVAPAQGPLAWSSPSIQSTDFMGVSSCPEKYTGVPDQTSFSSGLRSPILMPRITSAPPSPMHSKLYPDNNISRIEGNGSVSFHPLPLPPGALSPMQTGFTTQSAPKVEMPSVAGQWQKGKLLGSGTFGCVYEATNRHTGALCAMKEVNIIPDDAKSAESLKQLEQEVKFLSQFKHENIVQYYGSDIIEDRFYIYLEYVHPGSINKYVKQHYGAMTESVIRNFTRHILRGLAFLHGQKIMHRDIKGANLLVDVQGVVKLADFGMAKHLSTAAPNLSLKGTPYWMAPEMVQATLMKDVGYDLAVDIWSLGCTIIEMFDGKPPWSDLEGPAAMFKVLHKDPPIPENLSNEGKEFLQCCFKRTPAERPTASELLDHPFIRNSSHYNKHGSIHSFAGIKVNDTTYSSRDNWPASKSDSNMKGKNTNVEPSRAARSSESTFRLAPLTIQEATPNFSPRPFVNSMQFTSVNPQPSPLPRPNGKEVLF, encoded by the exons ATGCCATTAACCCTACGCGCACGGCGGCTAGTGTTTCGTTCCCTCGTCCTCCTCCCACCCCTGGCCGTGACGATGCCGTCCTGGTGGAAGCGCTCCAAGTCCGCGTTCCACCGCTCGCCCGTCACCCCGTTCTCCTCCGCATCCACGCCGTCCTCTCCCGCGCGGGCGTCCACCTCGTGCGTCCAGCCCGGAGGCCGCGCCGGGAGAAGGGACCTCCTCGCGCCGCCCAAGCTCACCCGCCAGCGAAAGCTGCGCCACGTCGACGACCTCTACGTCGCGCTCGGGGACCTCCGCGTCGACGTCTCCGacaggtcgtcctcctcctctcCGCCGCAGCAGAGGCGCCTCGCCACCGCCTCCGAGGCCATCGAGATCCCGGTACCCACCCTCGTCTCCAGGTCCGCCAGCGCCAGGGAGGGCGGCGCGCCGCCGCCCAGGTCCGCGTCCTCGCCCGTCCTCCACCCGCTGCCGCTGCCCTCGCCCAGGCCACCGGATCCGTCCGGGGCCGGGGCCGCCGATGGGTGGTGCGACAGGACGACGCACGCGCCCAG GGTGACAAGCCAGATTGCACAAAAGTTTCCTGAGCACAATGAATTATTACCAAATGGAATAAAACGGGCTACCTTTAGTCACCACAGGAATGCATTCCGTGAGAAGTTCCAGGATAAGAGTTCGGCAGAAATTATTAACTTTCAGTTGAACATTCCTGCTAAAAGCGCTCCGAGCAGTGGCTTTTCGAGTCCTGTGTGCAGCCCTCGAAGATTTAGCAATGCTGACTTCTCATCTACCGTGGCACCTGCTCAAGGACCCCTTGCGTGGTCCTCTCCATCTATCCAATCGACAGATTTTATGGGAGTTTCATCCTGTCCTGAAAAATACACGGGGGTTCCAGACCAAACTTCTTTCTCTAGCGGATTGAGAAGTCCTATTCTTATGCCAAGGATTACCAGTGCTCCTCCATCACCTATGCACTCTAAATTGTACCCAGATAACAATATTTCACGCATTGAAGGAAATGGGAGTGTCAGCTTTCACCCATTACCGCTCCCCCCTGGTGCTTTAAGTCCAATGCAAACAGGTTTTACCACTCAATCTGCTCCAAAAGTTGAAATGCCCTCAGTGGCTGGTCAGTGGCAAAAAGGAAAACTTCTAGGTAGCGGCACATTTGGTTGTGTGTATGAAGCTACCAATAG GCACACTGGAGCTCTCTGTGCAATGAAAGAAGTTAACATAATTCCTGATGATGCTAAATCTGCTGAGTCCTTGAAGCAATTAGAGCAG GAAGTAAAGTTCCTAAGCCAATTTAAGCATGAAAACATAGTGCAGTATTATGGCAGTGATATT ATTGAAGATCGTTTTTACATTTACCTGGAATACGTTCACCCAGGTTCAATTAATAAGTATGTCAAACAACATTATGGAGCAATGACAGAATCAGTTATTCGCAACTTCACCCGCCACATTCTAAGGGGTCTAGCATTTTTGCATGGCCAAAAGATTATGCATAG GGATATCAAAGGAGCAAATCTGCTAGTTGATGTTCAGGGTGTAGTCAAATTGGCTGACTTTGGAATGGCAAAGCAT TTAAGTACTGCGGCCCCTAATCTTTCACTGAAGGGAACGCCATACTGGATGGCCCCAGAG ATGGTTCAAGCTACACTAATGAAAGATGTAGGCTATGATCTCGCTGTTGACATATGGAGTCTTGGCTGCACCATCATAGAGATGTTCGATGGAAAGCCTCCTTGGAGTGATCTTGAAGGG CCAGCTGCGATGTTTAAGGTGTTACATAAAGACCCACCAATTCCTGAAAATTTGTCCAATGAGGGCAAAGAATTTTTACAGTGCTGTTTCAAGAGGACTCCTGCAGAGAGGCCAACCGCAAGCGAGCTGTTGGACCATCCATTCATCCGCAATTCAAGTCACTACAACAAACATGGTTCCATACATTCATTTGCAGGGATTAAAGTCAAT GATACAACTTACAGTTCAAGAGACAACTGGCCAGCTTCGAAGAGTGACTCAAACATGAAAGGAAAAAATACCAATGT TGAACCAAGCAGAGCTGCTAGGTCATCCGAATCAACTTTCCGATTGGCTCCACTAACAATCCAGGAAGCTACTCCTAACTTCTCACCTCGGCCTTTTGTGAACAGCATGCAGTTTACAAGCGTAAACCCTCAGCCTAGTCCATTGCCAAGGCCTAACGGGAAGGAAGTTTTGTTCTGA